The following are from one region of the Stigmatella ashevillena genome:
- a CDS encoding recombinase family protein, whose product MLAPKPKAYSYLRFSTPEQKQGDSGRRQTTLAREYAEKHGLDLDAQLAFNDEGVSAYRGKNSETGKLGEFLGAVRTGIVPPGAYLLVESLDRISRQAARKAQRVLEDICEEGVTVVTLTDGRAYTKELLDSDPTALLMSLLIFIRANEESTMKSRRLKAAWTGKRQRASSEPITAKCPGWVRLNKATGKWALIPERAEVVQRVFRESLEGRGQHTITQGLNRDAIPVFGKAGHWHRSYVAKLLSNPAVMGTYVPHSLEWLDGKRARKALDPIQGYFPAVVDSETYQRVQALRMDAASPQRGRHAGKDLRNIFGGLLRCSECGGAMVMVNKGKRSQPYVVCGKAKTGAGCGYRAVRYERLEYALLNHAPQLLAIIPGGGSEEGEEVQAELDRAEAALDAADDLLAQLGEDYRNTRLRTLLTQIQEVEQERDALKAKRDELVERRDATVGPFLEQRASEALSAVTAEPLDRKRANVALRTVLASVTVNPRGGLMVLRWKHGGEAQHLFSFPEE is encoded by the coding sequence ATGCTCGCACCCAAGCCAAAGGCGTACAGCTACCTGCGGTTCTCAACCCCGGAGCAGAAGCAGGGAGACAGCGGTAGACGACAGACGACACTGGCCCGGGAGTATGCGGAGAAACACGGCCTGGACCTGGATGCTCAGTTGGCCTTCAACGATGAAGGGGTGAGCGCCTACAGGGGAAAGAACTCCGAGACTGGGAAGCTAGGGGAGTTCTTGGGTGCGGTGAGGACGGGGATTGTTCCCCCAGGGGCGTATCTGCTCGTTGAGTCCCTGGACCGTATCAGCCGACAGGCAGCACGGAAGGCTCAGAGGGTTCTTGAGGACATCTGCGAAGAGGGTGTGACGGTAGTCACGCTGACGGATGGCCGGGCATACACCAAGGAACTACTGGACTCAGACCCCACGGCCCTCTTGATGTCCCTGCTGATCTTCATCCGTGCGAACGAAGAGAGCACCATGAAGTCTCGGCGGCTCAAGGCTGCATGGACTGGGAAGCGCCAGAGGGCCAGCAGCGAGCCGATAACCGCGAAGTGTCCGGGATGGGTGAGGCTCAACAAGGCTACCGGCAAGTGGGCGCTAATCCCCGAGCGGGCAGAGGTAGTGCAGCGCGTGTTCCGTGAGTCCCTGGAAGGACGCGGACAGCACACCATCACTCAAGGGCTCAACAGGGACGCAATCCCCGTGTTCGGGAAGGCCGGGCACTGGCACCGTTCCTACGTCGCAAAACTTCTGAGTAACCCCGCTGTCATGGGGACCTACGTCCCTCACTCCCTCGAATGGCTGGACGGGAAGCGCGCCCGAAAGGCACTGGACCCAATCCAGGGTTACTTCCCTGCGGTAGTGGACTCTGAGACGTACCAGCGAGTGCAGGCCCTCCGGATGGATGCTGCAAGTCCCCAGAGGGGCCGTCATGCTGGGAAGGACCTGCGGAACATCTTCGGTGGCCTCCTCCGGTGTTCGGAGTGTGGTGGGGCGATGGTCATGGTCAACAAGGGGAAGAGGAGTCAGCCTTACGTGGTCTGCGGCAAGGCGAAGACCGGGGCAGGGTGCGGCTACAGGGCGGTCAGGTATGAACGGCTGGAGTACGCCTTGCTGAATCATGCCCCTCAACTGCTGGCCATCATCCCTGGGGGGGGAAGTGAAGAGGGGGAGGAAGTCCAGGCAGAACTCGACCGCGCAGAAGCCGCTCTTGATGCTGCTGATGACCTCCTAGCTCAACTAGGGGAGGACTACCGGAACACGCGGCTCCGGACTCTCCTGACTCAGATTCAGGAAGTGGAGCAAGAGCGAGATGCCCTCAAGGCCAAGAGGGATGAACTCGTAGAGAGGCGGGATGCGACGGTCGGCCCGTTCCTCGAACAGCGGGCAAGTGAGGCCCTCTCTGCCGTGACTGCGGAACCCTTGGACAGGAAGCGCGCGAATGTGGCGCTTCGGACCGTCCTAGCGAGTGTAACCGTAAACCCCAGAGGTGGACTGATGGTGCTCCGCTGGAAGCATGGGGGAGAGGCTCAACACCTCTTCTCCTTCCCCGAAGAGTAG
- a CDS encoding helix-turn-helix transcriptional regulator produces the protein MATRKSPHTHGRSEVRTRKDLAPAIKRELKRLGTRLRELRTERGLSQEEAAEIMGIHPKSMPRLEGGSTNPTVATLVAAAVAFKVPLRDLFPESEEEVTGK, from the coding sequence GTGGCCACACGCAAGTCACCCCACACCCACGGGCGTTCCGAAGTCCGGACAAGGAAGGATCTGGCACCCGCCATCAAGCGGGAGCTAAAGCGCCTTGGTACGCGGCTCCGCGAACTTCGCACAGAGCGGGGACTCTCTCAGGAAGAGGCAGCAGAGATCATGGGGATTCACCCCAAGTCCATGCCGCGCCTTGAGGGAGGGAGCACAAACCCCACTGTTGCCACCCTCGTAGCTGCGGCAGTGGCCTTCAAGGTTCCACTCCGAGACCTGTTCCCGGAGAGCGAAGAGGAAGTGACCGGGAAGTGA
- a CDS encoding YifB family Mg chelatase-like AAA ATPase: MLMCGPPGSGKTMLARRLPSILPTMTFTEALEVTKIYSVLGMLGEDQALMRERPFRAPHHTISDAGLVGGGPAARPGELSLGHHGVLFLDELPEFRKNVLEVLRQPMEEGLIHLARASQNVTYPCRVMLVAAMNPCPCGYFNVPGRTCTCAEHRVFDYHARVSGPLLDRIDITLQTRPVEYHQIARTHADEPPSTYYRERVEAARERQRTRFRDEPGVHCNAQMPPRLLRGHCVLSSRAERMLELAVRHHGLSARAHDRILKLALTRADLEGHARIEDVDIQLAIDCRILDRRGWLHANTHGALPGRPDAFSRPGKP, encoded by the coding sequence ATGTTGATGTGCGGCCCTCCGGGTTCGGGCAAGACCATGCTCGCCCGGCGGTTGCCCAGCATCCTGCCCACGATGACCTTCACCGAGGCACTGGAGGTGACGAAGATCTACTCGGTCCTCGGGATGTTGGGCGAGGACCAGGCCTTGATGCGCGAGAGGCCCTTCCGAGCCCCGCATCACACCATCTCCGATGCCGGTCTGGTGGGCGGTGGCCCCGCGGCGCGGCCCGGCGAGCTGTCCCTGGGACACCACGGAGTGCTGTTCCTCGATGAGCTGCCGGAGTTCCGCAAGAACGTGCTGGAGGTGCTGCGCCAACCGATGGAGGAGGGGCTCATCCACCTGGCGCGCGCCAGCCAGAACGTCACCTACCCCTGCCGGGTGATGCTGGTGGCGGCGATGAACCCCTGCCCCTGCGGCTATTTCAACGTGCCCGGACGCACGTGCACCTGTGCTGAGCACCGCGTCTTCGACTACCACGCCCGGGTGAGCGGGCCCCTGCTGGACCGCATCGACATCACCCTCCAGACCCGCCCCGTGGAGTACCACCAGATCGCCCGGACCCACGCCGATGAACCCCCGAGCACCTACTACCGGGAACGGGTGGAAGCCGCCCGGGAACGGCAACGCACCCGCTTCCGAGACGAGCCGGGCGTCCACTGCAATGCCCAGATGCCCCCCCGGTTGCTGCGCGGCCATTGCGTCCTGAGTTCTCGCGCCGAGCGCATGCTGGAGTTGGCCGTGCGCCACCATGGACTGTCCGCCCGGGCCCACGACCGCATCCTCAAGCTGGCCCTCACGCGGGCCGATCTGGAGGGACACGCGCGCATCGAAGACGTGGACATTCAACTGGCCATCGACTGCCGCATCCTCGATCGCCGGGGCTGGCTCCACGCCAACACGCACGGGGCCCTCCCCGGCCGCCCGGATGCGTTCTCGCGCCCCGGCAAGCCCTGA
- a CDS encoding lysophospholipid acyltransferase family protein encodes MTWLYPLLNVLQLAFLVVWGVFWISLSGILMVLTLNGNLPLIMARRIWAPMHWRIAGAHLHVEPLPDIDWSQPHIFLVNHQSAMDIPCAFAALPVNIRFIAKHALQYVPFLGWYMAMTGMIFINRTQRRKAVQSLKQAGERIRAGKSILAFPEGTRSVDGLILPFKKGPFVLAIEAQVPIVPVAIEGSGRALPTGGIRLRRHDIRVKVGEPIETRGLQGTDRDALLRRTRDAIIQLHRELGGPGAVDEAIAQQGHEGRSPPPPSSSP; translated from the coding sequence ATGACGTGGCTCTACCCGCTGCTCAACGTGCTTCAACTCGCCTTTCTGGTGGTGTGGGGGGTTTTCTGGATCAGCCTGTCGGGGATCCTGATGGTGCTGACACTCAACGGCAACCTGCCGTTGATCATGGCGCGGCGCATCTGGGCCCCCATGCATTGGCGCATCGCCGGCGCCCACCTGCATGTGGAGCCACTGCCGGACATCGACTGGAGCCAGCCCCACATCTTCCTGGTGAACCACCAGTCCGCGATGGACATCCCCTGCGCGTTCGCCGCGCTGCCGGTGAACATCCGGTTCATCGCCAAGCACGCCCTTCAGTATGTGCCCTTCCTCGGGTGGTACATGGCGATGACGGGGATGATCTTCATCAACCGCACCCAGCGCCGCAAGGCGGTGCAGAGCTTGAAGCAGGCGGGTGAACGCATTCGCGCGGGCAAGAGCATTCTGGCGTTTCCCGAGGGAACGCGCTCCGTGGATGGGCTCATCCTCCCCTTCAAGAAGGGCCCCTTCGTCCTCGCCATCGAGGCCCAGGTGCCCATCGTTCCCGTGGCCATCGAAGGCTCCGGCCGCGCCCTGCCCACCGGCGGCATCCGCCTGCGCCGGCACGACATCCGCGTGAAGGTGGGGGAGCCCATCGAGACCCGGGGACTCCAGGGGACCGACCGGGATGCGCTGCTGCGCCGGACGCGTGACGCCATCATCCAGCTCCACCGGGAACTGGGAGGCCCGGGCGCCGTGGACGAAGCCATCGCCCAGCAAGGCCACGAGGGCCGCTCTCCCCCGCCTCCTTCTTCGTCGCCGTAA
- a CDS encoding NAD(P)/FAD-dependent oxidoreductase: MTSPTDTRHHVVILGGGFGGLYAAMRLKRAPVRVTLVDRHNHHLFQPLLYQVATATLSPSDIASPLRGLLGRHHISVLLAEATRVDVQAKRVILADGELAYDSLIVATGATHSYFGNDAWAKHAPGLKSIEDAVEIRRQVLLAFEMAERESDPELRRQLLTFVIVGGGPTGVELAGALAEISRHALVRDFQNIDPSQARIILVEGTHHLLPSYPEALAHRARQSLERLGVEVRTGVRVTRIDETGVFVGDEYIPARTKLWAAGVAASPLARSLGVALDRAGRVSVSPELTLPGRQDVFVIGDLAFIQQGEHPIPGVAPAAMQQGRHAASNILRQLKGQPMEPFRFNDRGTFSVIGRGSAVGLALARFPMSGYIAWLAWLFIHVLFLIGFRSKAAVLLNWAYSYLAFRRSARIITGAVPLLPRPPPPGES, from the coding sequence GTGACTTCCCCAACGGACACTCGGCACCATGTGGTCATCCTCGGCGGCGGCTTTGGCGGGCTCTACGCGGCGATGAGGTTGAAGCGCGCACCGGTCAGGGTGACGCTCGTGGACCGCCACAACCACCATCTGTTCCAGCCGTTGCTCTACCAGGTCGCGACGGCGACGCTCAGTCCGAGCGATATCGCCTCCCCGCTGAGGGGCTTGCTGGGCAGGCACCACATCTCCGTCCTGCTCGCGGAGGCCACCCGCGTGGATGTCCAAGCCAAGCGTGTGATTCTCGCGGATGGCGAACTGGCGTACGACTCGCTGATTGTCGCCACGGGGGCCACCCACTCCTACTTCGGGAACGACGCATGGGCGAAGCATGCGCCGGGGCTCAAAAGCATCGAGGACGCGGTGGAGATCCGCCGGCAGGTTCTGCTGGCCTTCGAGATGGCGGAGCGCGAATCCGATCCAGAGCTGCGCCGGCAGTTGTTGACCTTCGTCATCGTTGGAGGGGGGCCCACGGGGGTGGAGCTGGCGGGAGCGCTCGCGGAGATCAGCCGCCATGCCCTGGTGCGGGACTTCCAGAACATTGATCCCTCGCAGGCCCGGATCATCCTGGTGGAGGGCACCCATCACCTGCTGCCCTCCTATCCCGAGGCCCTGGCCCACCGGGCGAGACAGTCGTTGGAACGCCTGGGCGTTGAGGTGCGGACAGGGGTCCGGGTCACCCGGATCGACGAGACGGGGGTCTTCGTGGGAGACGAATACATCCCGGCCCGGACGAAGCTCTGGGCCGCGGGGGTGGCGGCCTCTCCCCTGGCACGGTCACTGGGCGTGGCGCTGGATCGCGCGGGCCGGGTCTCGGTCTCACCGGAGCTGACCCTGCCAGGACGGCAGGATGTCTTCGTCATTGGAGACCTCGCATTCATCCAACAGGGGGAGCACCCCATTCCTGGCGTGGCGCCGGCGGCAATGCAGCAAGGGCGGCACGCGGCGAGCAACATTCTGCGCCAGCTCAAGGGGCAGCCCATGGAGCCCTTCCGCTTCAATGACCGGGGAACGTTCTCCGTCATTGGCCGCGGTTCGGCCGTGGGGCTCGCCCTGGCACGCTTCCCGATGTCGGGCTACATCGCGTGGCTCGCTTGGCTCTTCATCCACGTGCTCTTTCTCATCGGGTTTCGAAGCAAGGCGGCGGTGCTGCTGAACTGGGCCTACTCGTATCTGGCCTTCCGGCGCTCGGCGCGCATCATCACGGGGGCTGTTCCCCTGCTGCCGCGGCCCCCGCCCCCCGGGGAATCATGA